Proteins from one Mytilus galloprovincialis chromosome 11, xbMytGall1.hap1.1, whole genome shotgun sequence genomic window:
- the LOC143052287 gene encoding neurotrypsin-like isoform X1, whose amino-acid sequence MWNFFMIVTVLKCISFGEGQSEGDLRLVNVVGETNTEEGRLEIYHNSTWGTVCNDLFGTSDAIVACRQLGYRASHIRFYTAGGGRNQIWLDDLKCSGLEKRLDECDHGEWGKDNCAHIEDIGINCTVDGHWSSWTPWTICSLSCDSGYQSRHRHCNNPPPSVNRSYCSGKPFEILNCSITKCPGNERQRTEDSSKSFSVDALVGVAVGCICITAVIIFITLFVFRRFISVQLENNQKICSNSQDPGTLGDTIRPSTYECIEKSNVTSPGAYDTCDNKESGYTTVQRQYSVNLPKYENESCDMFFILSFCA is encoded by the exons atgTGGAATTTTTTCATGATAGTTACTGTGTTAAAATGTATATCGTTCGGAGAAGGACAGTCTGAAG GGGATCTGCGACTAGTTAATGTAGTTGGTGAAACTAATACCGAAGAAGGACGTCTTGAGATTTATCACAACTCTACATGGGGCACAGTATGCAATGATCTTTTCGGAACCTCTGATGCAATTGTGGCTTGTCGACAACTTGGATACAG GGCATCCCACATACGCTTTTACACGGCAGGAGGAGGCAGAAATCAAATATGGTTGGACGATTTGAAATGCAGTGGTTTAGAAAAAAGACTAGATGAATGTGATCATGGAGAATGGGGGAAAGATAATTGTGCCCATATTGAAGATATTGGAATAAACTGTACAG TTGACGGACACTGGAGTTCCTGGACACCCTGGACAATATGCAGTTTAAGTTGTGATTCAGGATATCAATCAAGACACCGTCACTGCAACAATCCACCACCATCGGTGAATAGATCATACTGTTCTGGGAAGCCTTTTGAAATACTTAACTGCAGCATTACAAAGTGTCCAG GTAATGAAAGACAGAGAACGGAAGATTCATCCAAATCATTCTCCGTTGACGCACTCGTGGGGGTTGCTGTTGGCTGTATTTGTATAACTgctgttattatttttataactctCTTTGTTTTCCGTAGATTCATATCTGTACAACTAG aaaataatcagaaaatttGCAG TAACAGCCAGGATCCTGGAACATTGGGTGACACTATCCGACCATCCACTTATGAATGCATTGAAAAATCTAACGTCACATCGCCTGGTGCTTATGATACTTGTGATAACAAGGAAAGTGGCTATACTACAGTTCAAAGACAATATTCAGTCAATTTACCAAAATATGAGAATGAAAGTTGTGACATGTTTTTTATACTTTCGTTCTGCGCATGA
- the LOC143052287 gene encoding neurotrypsin-like isoform X2 produces the protein MWNFFMIVTVLKCISFGEGQSEGDLRLVNVVGETNTEEGRLEIYHNSTWGTVCNDLFGTSDAIVACRQLGYRASHIRFYTAGGGRNQIWLDDLKCSGLEKRLDECDHGEWGKDNCAHIEDIGINCTVDGHWSSWTPWTICSLSCDSGYQSRHRHCNNPPPSVNRSYCSGKPFEILNCSITKCPGNERQRTEDSSKSFSVDALVGVAVGCICITAVIIFITLFVFRRFISVQLENNQKICRKHLSVKTNGR, from the exons atgTGGAATTTTTTCATGATAGTTACTGTGTTAAAATGTATATCGTTCGGAGAAGGACAGTCTGAAG GGGATCTGCGACTAGTTAATGTAGTTGGTGAAACTAATACCGAAGAAGGACGTCTTGAGATTTATCACAACTCTACATGGGGCACAGTATGCAATGATCTTTTCGGAACCTCTGATGCAATTGTGGCTTGTCGACAACTTGGATACAG GGCATCCCACATACGCTTTTACACGGCAGGAGGAGGCAGAAATCAAATATGGTTGGACGATTTGAAATGCAGTGGTTTAGAAAAAAGACTAGATGAATGTGATCATGGAGAATGGGGGAAAGATAATTGTGCCCATATTGAAGATATTGGAATAAACTGTACAG TTGACGGACACTGGAGTTCCTGGACACCCTGGACAATATGCAGTTTAAGTTGTGATTCAGGATATCAATCAAGACACCGTCACTGCAACAATCCACCACCATCGGTGAATAGATCATACTGTTCTGGGAAGCCTTTTGAAATACTTAACTGCAGCATTACAAAGTGTCCAG GTAATGAAAGACAGAGAACGGAAGATTCATCCAAATCATTCTCCGTTGACGCACTCGTGGGGGTTGCTGTTGGCTGTATTTGTATAACTgctgttattatttttataactctCTTTGTTTTCCGTAGATTCATATCTGTACAACTAG aaaataatcagaaaatttGCAG GAAACACCTATCCGTAAAGACCAATGGTAGATGA